In the genome of Pelagicoccus sp. SDUM812003, one region contains:
- a CDS encoding malate dehydrogenase, with amino-acid sequence MKNPVHVAVTGAAGQIGYSLLVRIASGQLLGPDQPVVLRLIEIEPAMQALEGVVMELQDCAFPLLKGIVPTCDLNEGFNNASWALLVGSVPRKAGMERKDLLGINGKIFTSQGKAIQDNAASDIRTLVVGNPCNTNCLIAMNNAPDIPKDRWFAMTKLDENRAKTQLAIKAGVDTTEVKNLAIWGNHSSTMYPNYFDATIGGKAATDVITDEAWYKDSFIPTVQQRGAAIIKARGLSSAASAANAAIDTVRNIITPTAADDSFSVAICSDGQYGIEKGLMFSYPIKSDGQKLSVVDGIELNDFSKEKVAATENELKEEKTMVSDLL; translated from the coding sequence ATGAAAAACCCAGTCCATGTAGCAGTTACCGGCGCCGCCGGACAAATCGGATATTCGCTCCTCGTGCGCATCGCGTCAGGACAGCTTCTCGGCCCGGACCAGCCCGTGGTCCTACGGCTCATCGAAATCGAGCCTGCCATGCAAGCCCTGGAGGGTGTGGTGATGGAACTCCAGGACTGCGCATTCCCGCTCCTGAAGGGCATCGTGCCGACCTGCGATCTGAACGAGGGCTTCAACAACGCCAGCTGGGCTCTGCTCGTCGGATCCGTCCCTCGCAAGGCAGGCATGGAGCGCAAGGACCTGCTCGGCATCAACGGCAAGATCTTCACCAGCCAAGGCAAGGCCATCCAGGACAACGCCGCGTCCGACATCCGCACGCTCGTGGTCGGCAATCCGTGCAACACCAATTGCCTCATCGCCATGAACAACGCCCCGGACATCCCCAAGGACCGCTGGTTCGCCATGACCAAGCTGGATGAAAACCGAGCCAAAACGCAGCTCGCGATCAAGGCCGGCGTCGACACCACCGAAGTGAAAAACCTCGCCATCTGGGGCAACCACTCATCGACCATGTATCCGAACTACTTCGACGCGACCATCGGCGGCAAAGCGGCTACCGACGTCATCACCGACGAAGCCTGGTACAAGGACAGCTTCATCCCAACCGTCCAGCAACGCGGCGCCGCTATCATCAAGGCCCGCGGCCTTTCCTCAGCCGCCTCGGCCGCCAACGCGGCCATCGACACCGTGCGCAACATCATCACGCCTACCGCTGCCGACGACTCCTTCTCCGTGGCCATCTGCTCCGACGGCCAGTACGGCATCGAAAAGGGCCTCATGTTCTCCTACCCGATCAAGAGCGACGGACAGAAGCTCAGCGTCGTGGACGGCATCGAGCTCAACGACTTCAGCAAGGAGAAGGTCGCCGCTACCGAAAACGAGCTGAAGGAAGAAAAGACAATGGTCTCCGACCTCCTCTAG
- a CDS encoding 3-deoxy-7-phosphoheptulonate synthase — MKNTSDINVVRTSALPTPQELIDEYNKTDELADFVTKSREEIHQIIFGDDKRLLVVVGPCSIHDTAAGLEYAKRLAALSERVKDRICLVMRVYFEKPRTSLGWKGLIMDPDLDGSENIKKGLRVARQFLLQVLELGLPTATELLDPITPQYIADLVSWAAIGARTTESQTHRQMASGLSMPLGFKNGMDGTVGVAVNAIKAASGTQTFLGINTAGIASSITTRGNPNCHVVLRGGNSGPNYDEASVAKTVEDLKSAKLTPAVMIDCSHGNSNKEPERQPQVLQEIMRQIEAGNDSIIGVMIESNLKAGNQSFPAPKEQLQYGVSITDGCIDWQTTESSILEAYEKLSARMGQDLSAR; from the coding sequence GTGAAGAACACCTCCGACATCAACGTCGTCCGCACCTCCGCGCTCCCGACTCCCCAAGAACTCATCGACGAGTACAACAAGACCGACGAACTGGCCGATTTCGTGACCAAGTCACGCGAGGAAATCCACCAGATCATCTTCGGCGACGACAAGCGCTTGCTGGTGGTGGTGGGCCCATGCTCGATCCACGACACCGCGGCTGGTCTGGAGTACGCGAAACGCCTCGCCGCCCTGAGCGAAAGGGTCAAGGACCGCATATGCCTCGTCATGCGCGTCTACTTCGAAAAGCCACGCACCTCCCTCGGTTGGAAAGGGCTCATCATGGACCCCGACCTCGACGGCAGCGAAAACATCAAGAAAGGCCTGCGCGTAGCCCGACAGTTTCTCCTACAGGTCCTGGAGCTCGGCCTGCCTACCGCCACCGAACTGCTCGACCCGATCACCCCCCAGTACATTGCGGACCTCGTCTCTTGGGCTGCCATCGGAGCCCGTACCACCGAGTCCCAGACGCATCGCCAGATGGCCAGCGGTCTCTCAATGCCGCTCGGTTTCAAAAATGGCATGGACGGCACCGTCGGCGTGGCCGTCAACGCCATCAAGGCCGCCAGCGGCACTCAAACCTTTCTTGGCATAAATACCGCAGGCATCGCCTCATCCATCACCACCCGAGGCAACCCGAACTGCCATGTCGTCCTCAGAGGCGGAAACAGCGGACCGAACTACGACGAAGCAAGCGTCGCCAAAACCGTGGAGGACCTCAAAAGCGCCAAGCTCACACCCGCAGTCATGATCGACTGCAGCCACGGCAACAGCAACAAGGAGCCGGAGCGCCAGCCCCAGGTGCTTCAGGAAATCATGCGCCAGATCGAAGCGGGCAACGACAGCATCATCGGCGTCATGATCGAAAGCAACCTCAAGGCAGGCAACCAAAGCTTCCCCGCCCCCAAAGAGCAGCTGCAATACGGCGTCTCCATCACCGACGGCTGCATCGATTGGCAAACCACCGAGTCGAGCATCCTCGAGGCCTACGAAAAACTCTCCGCCCGCATGGGACAGGATCTCAGCGCCCGCTAG
- a CDS encoding HU family DNA-binding protein, protein MNKSELVAEIQKNLGDASKAEAEKALSAVLSSIKSAVKKAGKEVKLRDKDSKDAVAIQLVGFGTFSVGKRSARSGINPLTKEPIKIKAAKTVKFKAGAGLKDLL, encoded by the coding sequence ATGAATAAATCAGAACTTGTTGCCGAAATCCAAAAGAACCTGGGCGATGCGTCCAAAGCAGAGGCTGAAAAAGCCCTGAGCGCTGTGCTGAGCTCCATCAAGTCCGCTGTCAAGAAGGCCGGCAAGGAAGTGAAGCTTCGCGACAAGGACTCCAAGGATGCAGTCGCAATTCAGCTGGTAGGATTTGGCACGTTCTCAGTTGGCAAGCGTTCCGCTCGTTCCGGAATCAATCCGCTGACCAAGGAGCCGATCAAGATCAAGGCCGCCAAGACCGTTAAGTTCAAGGCTGGCGCTGGTCTGAAGGACCTGCTCTAG
- a CDS encoding prepilin peptidase translates to MLESLKFLQAELPWFPYLSAFVFGAIVGSFLNVCIYRIPAGKSLVHPGSTCACGKPIAWHDNIPILSWFILRGKARCCGRPYSFRYPMIELLTGLLFLAAWNAHQDAPLKALCIMLLVSMLVCGSFIDFDIMEIPNRFSVGLAIIGFAISVFIPSLHLSTNQTYAAPPLFSAVESGMGVLIGSGVILWIALIAETILRKEAMGFGDVKLLGGIGAFLGWQGAVFSIFGGALLGLIGVVAWKLAGAIASKNKSKEEESELFGRHIPFGPMLSSGALLYTLLLENQVDAYFRQVTSLFQ, encoded by the coding sequence ATGCTCGAGTCCTTAAAATTCCTCCAAGCGGAGCTGCCCTGGTTCCCCTACCTCAGCGCCTTTGTTTTCGGGGCCATAGTCGGCAGCTTCCTTAACGTATGCATTTACCGGATACCTGCCGGAAAATCGCTCGTCCACCCAGGCTCGACTTGCGCGTGCGGCAAGCCGATCGCGTGGCACGACAACATTCCCATCCTCAGCTGGTTCATCCTTCGAGGAAAAGCTCGCTGCTGCGGCCGACCCTACAGTTTTCGCTACCCGATGATCGAGCTTCTGACCGGCCTACTCTTCCTAGCCGCCTGGAACGCTCATCAGGACGCGCCCCTCAAGGCGCTCTGCATCATGCTCCTTGTCTCCATGCTAGTTTGCGGCAGTTTCATCGATTTCGATATCATGGAGATTCCAAATCGCTTTTCAGTTGGACTAGCCATCATCGGTTTCGCCATCTCCGTATTCATCCCTTCGCTACACCTTTCAACAAACCAGACCTATGCCGCTCCTCCCCTGTTTTCGGCGGTCGAATCCGGCATGGGCGTGCTCATTGGCTCAGGGGTCATTCTTTGGATCGCCCTGATCGCGGAAACGATACTTCGCAAGGAGGCCATGGGATTCGGCGACGTCAAACTACTCGGAGGCATCGGAGCGTTCCTTGGCTGGCAGGGAGCCGTCTTTTCGATCTTTGGCGGAGCGCTCCTCGGACTGATCGGCGTAGTTGCATGGAAACTCGCCGGCGCGATCGCTTCAAAGAACAAATCGAAGGAGGAGGAATCCGAACTGTTCGGCCGCCACATTCCGTTCGGCCCTATGCTGTCTTCAGGCGCCCTGCTCTATACCCTGCTGCTCGAAAATCAGGTCGACGCGTACTTTCGCCAAGTCACCTCGCTTTTCCAATAG
- the aroE gene encoding shikimate dehydrogenase produces MGSYSPDETYSIEDLKQWRFDGVGLAVLGHPVRHSISPQMHNAALAKLAKTDSRFASWRYFRFDVPPEALIEHLPLFYEKGFIGLNLTVPHKELAIEAIHAIDPHAKSIGAVNTLLKTESGYKGYNTDGHGLSRGVLLNLGLPLKGTSIALLGAGGAARAAAMQCLAEGCASLTIVNRNQDRLAKLLSELEPAAREKAIPLRGAKPDATLDLEGNELLVNATSLGLKQDDPTPIPEESLPNSIKLFDMIYNPATTRIMQCVRDRNGQAANGLSMLIHQGARSLELWSGQTAPVETMQQAALQAMA; encoded by the coding sequence ATGGGCAGCTACTCTCCGGATGAGACCTACTCCATCGAGGACCTCAAGCAATGGCGCTTTGACGGCGTCGGGCTAGCCGTATTGGGTCACCCAGTACGCCACTCCATCAGCCCGCAAATGCACAACGCCGCTCTGGCGAAACTCGCGAAAACCGATTCCCGCTTCGCCAGCTGGCGCTACTTCCGCTTCGACGTTCCTCCGGAAGCCTTGATCGAACACCTGCCCCTGTTTTACGAAAAAGGCTTTATCGGCCTAAACCTGACCGTGCCACATAAGGAGCTGGCCATCGAAGCGATTCACGCCATCGATCCGCACGCGAAATCGATCGGAGCGGTCAACACACTGCTGAAAACAGAAAGTGGATACAAAGGGTACAACACCGATGGGCACGGCTTGAGTCGCGGAGTGCTTCTCAATCTTGGCCTGCCCCTAAAGGGCACCTCGATCGCCTTGCTTGGAGCCGGCGGAGCAGCTCGGGCCGCAGCGATGCAATGCTTGGCCGAAGGCTGCGCTTCCCTGACCATCGTCAACCGCAACCAGGATCGCCTCGCCAAGCTCCTGAGCGAGCTAGAACCAGCGGCAAGGGAGAAAGCGATTCCCCTTCGCGGCGCCAAACCCGACGCGACCCTCGACCTCGAAGGCAACGAATTGCTGGTAAACGCCACGTCGCTAGGCCTCAAACAGGACGATCCCACCCCGATTCCCGAAGAATCCCTACCCAATTCCATCAAGCTGTTCGACATGATCTACAATCCGGCTACCACTAGGATCATGCAATGCGTGCGCGACCGAAACGGCCAAGCTGCCAATGGACTATCCATGCTGATCCACCAAGGAGCGCGCTCCCTCGAGCTGTGGTCCGGGCAAACGGCGCCGGTGGAAACCATGCAACAAGCCGCGCTTCAAGCCATGGCATAA
- a CDS encoding transglutaminase-like domain-containing protein, which produces MPPSPFNSQRQEAFRDLLDDPSPIVRKGLLDEFSRIGTPAIDFLESLARGSNRMLASHARRLLEELKNANPSEDFRRFIRSLNYELETGTIMLCRVAYPQLKASDICDQIESIAQRCRELLIKPSSSRDRCVVINRVLFHEMGFRGNAEDYENPDNSYLNRVLETRKGLPITLSILYILVAQRLGAELDPIAYPGHFLVGSFEDDLPFYIDAFRRGKFSTPGQLLQYTDGQISVTQLGNLAPSPIREVLTRCCRNLVNHYKLRNQDDMAQLFNSFVLEFQRCHQKQTS; this is translated from the coding sequence GTGCCGCCTAGTCCATTCAACAGCCAGAGGCAGGAAGCATTTCGCGACCTGTTGGATGACCCTAGCCCGATCGTACGCAAAGGGCTGCTGGACGAGTTTTCCCGCATCGGAACGCCAGCCATCGACTTTCTCGAATCCCTCGCTCGCGGCTCCAACCGCATGCTGGCCAGCCATGCTCGGCGACTGCTGGAGGAGCTGAAAAACGCTAATCCCTCGGAAGACTTCAGACGCTTCATACGCTCGCTGAACTACGAGTTGGAAACGGGAACCATCATGCTCTGCCGAGTGGCATACCCCCAGTTGAAGGCCTCGGATATCTGCGACCAGATCGAATCCATCGCCCAGCGCTGCCGCGAGCTGCTGATCAAACCCAGCAGCTCACGCGATCGCTGCGTGGTCATCAATCGGGTCCTCTTTCACGAAATGGGCTTCCGAGGAAACGCCGAGGATTACGAAAACCCGGACAACAGCTACCTGAACCGAGTGCTCGAAACCCGCAAAGGCCTGCCCATCACGCTTTCCATCCTCTACATCCTGGTCGCTCAACGCCTCGGCGCAGAGCTCGACCCGATCGCCTATCCGGGACACTTTCTGGTAGGCAGCTTCGAGGACGATCTCCCTTTCTATATAGATGCGTTTCGTCGAGGGAAATTCAGCACGCCCGGCCAGCTGCTGCAATACACCGACGGCCAAATCAGCGTCACCCAGCTCGGAAACCTCGCTCCGTCGCCCATTCGCGAAGTCCTGACCCGCTGCTGCCGCAACCTGGTCAACCACTACAAGCTGCGCAACCAGGACGACATGGCCCAGCTCTTCAACAGCTTCGTGCTGGAGTTTCAACGCTGCCACCAGAAACAGACCAGCTAG
- a CDS encoding response regulator, with translation MKGKMLVIDDEEGMRTLLEALLMSLGIDSICVDSAQDAMRALTERTSEITACLLDMNLEDAKGENLYDRLKEVSPDLAVFPMSGICADEIRERLAGRDIAGLISKPFSASEFSKTVLDGISQTPSGDH, from the coding sequence ATGAAAGGAAAGATGCTGGTCATCGACGACGAGGAGGGCATGAGAACCCTGCTCGAGGCCCTGCTCATGTCGCTGGGCATCGATTCCATCTGCGTGGATTCGGCTCAGGACGCCATGCGCGCCCTGACGGAGCGGACTTCCGAGATAACCGCCTGCCTGCTCGACATGAACCTAGAGGACGCCAAAGGCGAAAACCTCTACGATCGATTGAAGGAGGTTTCCCCAGATCTGGCAGTCTTTCCCATGAGCGGCATCTGCGCCGACGAAATCAGGGAACGGCTAGCGGGGAGAGACATCGCAGGACTGATCTCAAAGCCGTTTTCGGCAAGCGAGTTCTCTAAAACCGTGCTAGACGGAATCAGCCAAACGCCAAGCGGCGACCATTAG